Proteins encoded within one genomic window of Haladaptatus sp. QDMS2:
- a CDS encoding SRPBCC family protein: MLLEETTRIQASPEAVYGFFESMEANYERWHPDHIEFRWLDEAGLAQGSEAYFEERIAGKTQQKTVRFTEVVPNQYIEFRPTSLLVGLLMPSISFTIDPHEDGCDLTQRIRVRTGPIGARLNRREFDAVRKHMKEEGENLKAILEPEVVRKP; this comes from the coding sequence ATGCTATTAGAGGAGACTACAAGAATACAGGCGTCTCCGGAAGCCGTCTACGGCTTCTTCGAGTCGATGGAGGCAAATTACGAGCGGTGGCACCCGGACCACATCGAGTTTCGGTGGCTCGACGAAGCCGGATTAGCGCAGGGGTCGGAAGCCTACTTCGAGGAACGGATTGCGGGGAAGACCCAGCAAAAGACGGTGCGATTTACCGAGGTGGTTCCTAACCAATACATCGAGTTTAGACCAACATCGCTGCTCGTTGGACTCCTGATGCCGTCGATTAGCTTTACCATCGACCCGCACGAGGACGGCTGTGACCTCACCCAACGAATCAGGGTTCGCACCGGACCAATCGGTGCGCGGCTCAACCGGCGTGAGTTCGACGCCGTCCGGAAACATATGAAAGAGGAAGGTGAGAATTTGAAGGCCATTCTCGAACCTGAAGTCGTGAGGAAACCGTGA